Within the Oncorhynchus mykiss isolate Arlee chromosome 4, USDA_OmykA_1.1, whole genome shotgun sequence genome, the region TCTGGAGGTTATTCAATTTATTTAGATCTGCTTTTGTGTTGTTGAGTAATGGGATAAAGTCATTGTTATATATTTGGTTGTTTGTTGTCCCTTATTAAGCATCctatgtattttatattttttgtgaTCCACTTAAAGTATTGCTGTAGGTCATGAGTAATTATTTTtcttataatatatattttttaatcacgTACATTTTATATCCTGATATTTTAGACTATTTCGAAAATGATTTAACAAGGGGAGGCATTGACTTGACAATATTAGTCACGTATATCAGGAGATTGTCGGCAAATAAGTTTAGTTTATATTCATGCTTACCAATACTGATACCTGTTAAGCTTGGGTCCTGTCTAATTCTTTCTGCAAGCGGTTCAATTGCCAGTgcaagaagggagagagaggacatccCTGTCTCATACCACTTTCTTAAGCAACTTCATCAGATAATGTATTATTTGCATACATTTTGATTCAGGATATTTAACAAAGATTTTTATGACATGTATTATTTTAGCCGGAAAGTTTAATGCTTCCAAATAATGAATGAAAAAGGCCACTCCACTCCAACACATATTATGCAAGGTCAATTGCCTGCATGGAAGCAACCTGGTGGAATTCAGAGCAAAGCTGTGCGAGAGGATTTCTATGTTCCATGCTTATCAGTGCTTCTGTGTTCCATAGCATGAAGTCACAATCATGTGAACAGGCAGCTGCTTGGGTTCACCTTTAACCTCTGATTATTTCTACACAAAAGACAGGTTAGTCGCTACAGTAGTTATCAGCATTAGATCCCCTTCCTGTCCTACTCTCACACTGAGAGATTGTCGAGTTGAGACCATGGTGTCATACCAGCTGCAGGCATTTATCGCATGTAGACTTTAATCATGAGGTCACACAACCCAACTGTTTCTTCCTGTTTCTACCACTGATTTGTCACTGAGCGAAGGTCATGACCAAGTGCCCCGGGCCGGGACGTATAGTCATCATGTTTTGGAATAGTCTAGCCCAGTAGCCCTGTTCTCTGACATGGTCTTCTTACAAATGTACATTCATTCATACAGGTTCATTTGAGCTTTAAAGAAGTGTATGAGTCCATGTAAACCACCAAAGATTTATAGCTGAAAGAGCAAAACCACTTCTCTGAAATGCTTAGCAACATCAGCACTAAAGTGAAGCAAAGCTAAGTACCAATCTGTGTGATTCAATTAGTTTGATATCAGTGCTTCCTCTGTTCACAGCAAAAGCTGAGGATAAGGTGTTTTCAGTTTGAGGATTTTATGACATTCATTACAAATAGTACAGGAAAAGCCAAGCTTCTGTCATCATTGAGGAACAGTCTGATCAGATAAACTCCCATTAAAAGGTAGCCTGCCTTTTAAGTTGTTTCACTGACCAGACCTTACTCTTGACATATAATCATTAAAGCATACTTTGTCCTTTATCACAAATTGTGCCTTCATGGAACAGCACTAAACCGACACATCACTGAAACAAACAAACTGAATCAAAGGACATTATGACTTGACTGGCATCTGACTGGAAGCCTTTAAGGCCCATCCTGACAAGGTGCTCATGTTGCTACTGCTGTCCCTTACTGCGTCCTGACAGCAGCATCTCCTACAGTGATCTATTTTCCATCAGAAAAACGTTCTGCCTTGTCAGCGGGGCAGCTCGTCAGATGCCAACCTCACTTAATGAACCATCAGCacatcctcctgacagagccagAGCCCTGTACTAGACTTTGGGCCAGTCCTTTAAAGTGCAACCAATTTTTGCGGGAGCAACTACACTACCAGGCCGTATTTGACATGAAACAGGTAGCAGCCCAAGCTGGTCAACAGGCAGAGCTAATTGAGATAGAAATTGAAATGAACACAGCTTACTGCATTGCCAAAAAGGAGATGGCTTTTACGAAATTCAGGCCCATGTTACCCACCCAGAAAAATGATGGATTACAAATCAACCCGACATATGGAAAGTGTCCTGCAAAAACATGAATTGGTACCATCGCGGACACTATACGGGAAGAGGGTTAGTGCTATCTGGggtccttgggacatccctactctaaaccctaaccctaaaagcAAGTTGATTAGTTATTCTGAGAGGAgattaaacatttatttaattatcCAAGTATAAGTTCTGTCAGCATGTTTCCTTGTTACAACATTAATATTATTAcactgttttgtattgttagtTTTATGATTATTAGTTATATTAGCTGAATGCAGTAATGGATAACAGTTTACAGTTGCACTTTTAAATACAATAAAGGTTGTTTTAATCACCTATATAAATAAAGTTGCTTTTGAAATCTTGCTCAATCTATAGTAATGCATTCTATATCATCAAGGTAACAACTGATGACACTTAAGAATGATAGGACAGTCATTTGCAGTAAAagaaaacattattattataccagaccaggaaaaactctggagCCTTCTAAGGAGCGACAAGGGCCTGTTGGTCCTGACCAAATCACCTTATCAGGGAAAACTCCTGTCCCTAAATATACTCACCCACTGACTGATTCTTTTGACTGGTGAGGTTGCGGGCACAGACAGCACTACCGGCTCCACATTCTGTGTTAGGTGAGGAATCACAGAGCTTCAGTGTGTATTTCACTTTGCTGTCCCGGTCTATAGCCTCCCATTTGTAACTTGAGCAAaagtggagaaaaaaaataaaaaaataaatcagaTGTAGAATTCCTTTGTAAACATTCACACAATCTCAAAGCTTACACAAAGCACACATTTTACTGTTTAGTTGTCTATGTGTCCtcaaaatatgaaaaaaaaaaaaaaaaaaaaaaaactcttcttggggtccaaacacaacaaataaaatacatagCACTACATTTACATCacaatttagtcatttagcagatgctcccATCCAGAGGGACCCACAGCTAGTGCATTCATTTCAAGATAGCCAGGCTAGACAACCACCTATCACTCACTACacaatacaaaatacataaaCGTGTCTCACGTGGTATGACCTTCCCTGATCAGCCAACTGACTAGAGACACCACCTTTCTATCCAAACTGCCTTGTCAAAACTGGACCAGGAACTACGCTTGTCTAATAAATCAGACTTTTAATACCAATTGGATCTTGGATACAGTCAAACAATACACTGCAAAATCGTGGGAATGTGCCTTACAAGATAGAATGTTGAATACAATTACATTTGAACTTACTCTACCGGTTGTCCTTCAGCTGCTCGACATTTGAGACAGAAATGTCAAGTTCAGTAGGCCTACTGACGCTCTAAAAGGTCGGGTAAACAATATTTTCATGTGGATATTATATCACCTGGCTCATGCACAAACCAATGTTAAACACCTGTTAGTATGCATGCATCGCGTGCATGTACATCTTGCGCGTCTACATTCGGTCATGAGCAAACATCTTGATTGCCACATAAATATACCCGCGTTTTGAAGTTGGTTTAATAACCATTTCCTGTGGATATGTGTCTAATTTCGACTAGCTGAAAGACCATCACCGTAGACAATAGACAAAGTTCAAATATAATTGTATTCAACATTCGTGTCAGACGTGCGTGGTGTTGCCTACACAATTGAAGACATCGCCACGTTTCGTGACTAGGGTTACAACAGATGATGAGCTGCTGACAATAGaataggacagacacacacacacacacacacacacacacacacacacacacacacacacacacacacacacagagagagaaacattgtaATGTATCACTCCAAATGCGCTGTATAAGCTGCGTTTGTTGCTAAATAGACTTTCCATATGCTAAGAAGCTTTATACGCCCTTGTTTATTCCCATGAGAGCGAGCAGTGCCTTACCTGCAGAGGTCTTGGTACCACTGGCTGACATCAGAGCCCGTTGTATCCGAGGGAAATGTCACCAGGACCGTTGTGATCGACACAAGTAACGCTACAACGATTTTCCAAGGCACAGCCTTGTTCCAATTGCACGGCGAGTCCATGCTTTGTATTCAGTATTAGAAACTAGACTCTAGAGCACAATGTCCGACATCATTCAGCAGAAGTCCTCGGGTCGTCGTACAAGGAACTAGGTGAATCACATGATAAACTCAACACGCGAAAGAAGACGTCACGTGGTATGACCTTCCATGAGTCATCGTGAAAACATATATTTGAATTTAGAGCACAACAAATGTCTGGAGGAACCAAAATACAGCCATATGAAATGGGGTTAAAATCACAAGTCATCTATGCTCTGTTTGTATTCTCAAAGTGCAACAAAATGAATACTAGACAGTCCATCATCAGCCTTTGATGTTGCGCTGTTACActttttccattgtgttatttATTCCTACCGTAGAACTAGCCCAACTGGACACTAGATATCGCTATTACTCCTTATGGACTACCGTAGAACAAACATTTCTACAGAGCGAGATTTCTGAACTGCAATTCAGCCGCAGAGTTTCTAAATCTGTCTTTGGTGTAGCTGTAAATGATCCACTGTTTGTTGCGATGAATGATTTTGAGAAACTACTTCCTATCCTAAAATGCACATAGGGCATCGTTTATTTCTGGCGCCAGATGGCGCTTGCACATCCGTGAAATGATTTATGTTTACATGCAAACGTCATCAATGACTGCTCCATTTCAACGCCCACGGAGAGTACTGTACAGCTGGTAGAGAAATGACTGCGCCTTCGATGGAAGGGGCCGATGTCCATAGGATGGAGCAGAAAAAGTTGGAGTATTTCTCATCCATCAACTCCATGGCCAGGAAAATAATGCAAGAAAGGGAGAACATCAAGGAGAGACATGGATCCGATTGGGAGAAAATGACACCGAATGAACAAGACAGCGCAATCGACAATGGAATGATGGACCCCCATATTAGTGCTCGATATGCTATGCATAGGGTTGACCGAGAAGAAGTCATTTGTTATCCTAAGTTACTCATTCAGACTGGACAGAAAATAGTCCATTTTGGTGACGAGGTATGGACTTTTACCCCATTTGCATTGGTAGCCACATATATTAATTTGAGAGAATTAGCTACGTTTTCTTGCACGATTCCAGCTAGTTAAAATGGCTAAAGTAGCATGCTAACTAGCCACGACGAATATTTGGGCTGGTGGTAAACTGCTCGACATTTGAGACAGAAATGTCAAGTTCAGTAGGCCGTCTGGCGCTCTAAAAAGTCGGGTAAAACAATATTTTCATTTGGATATTATATCACCTGGCACATGCACAAACCAATGTTAAACACCTGTTAGTATGCATGCATCGCGTGCATGTACATCTTGCGCATCTACATTCGGTCATGAGCAAACATCTTGATTGCCACATAAATGTACCCGCGTTTTGAAGTTGGTTTAATAACAATTTCCTGTGGATATGTGTCTAATTTCGACTAGCTGAAAGACCATCACCGTAGACAAAGTTCAAATATAATTGTATTCAACATTCGTGTCAGACGTGCTCTAAAGTAGCATGCTAGCTAGCCACGACGAATATTTGGGCTGGTAGTAAACGTCACACCAACAACACAATGCAAGGGGGCGAGTTGGATCAGATGGCAATTTTCATCATGGTCTTTGCCTTCCCCATGGAATAATTATTTATACGATACCATGCGCTGTCTGATTTTGACAAAGCTGGGGAAATATACATTTATGTTTTGCACTCAATTCGCTGGATTATCAAAATATTCAGACAGCCAGATAGTACAGTCCTATAATCCAGTAATTTGACTGGCAGACTGTTTCTGCGTGTGAAGAGTAGTGGTTTATCACGAATCATCACACTTTTACGATAACATCTGTTTTTGTGTTCAATTTCAGGACATAACTTGGCAAGATGAGCACTCTTCCCCATTCTCCTGGGAGACCAAGGTGTGTATGACTGTGTTTTCTTCTATCATTCACAAGATGACCTTAAATTGATGTAGGACTACACATTTTATTTTCTGTCAACACATCATCTCCCCTCATTTTACAGAGCCAGTTGGACTTCAACCTGACAACAGGTGAATCGGTGCAGGGCATCTCCTCTTCGACAGCTGATTACAAGCCAAGCAAAGTCACCCAGTGCAGCCAGGTGGGCAAGATGACCCAGAGCAGCAAGGTGTCCAATGGCGAGAGCCTCGGCCTGGGCAGGAAAGAGGAGTCCTCCTCCTTCTGGAAGATCAGTGCTGAAAGATCCAGGCTGGAGGGTGAACAGGCAGACTTCCACTCCCTAACCCCCAGCCAAATCAAGTCCCTGGAGAAGGGGGAGAAGCCACTGCCCTCTTATCTCCGTCAGGAGCCCACCCccaaggagacagaggagactccacctccaccacGAGTAACCAAGCAGCGAGCCACCAGGCCGCCTGCGCCTCCTCCCCCTGTACCCATCAGTGTGCCCCCCCTAACAGCCATAAGTGTGACCCCTATGAGCGTGACCCCTACCCCTGCTCCTATCAGTGTGTCATCCACAGTGGCTGGCTGGGAGCGTGCTCAGAGCACCCTCCCCTCAGTCAGCAACACAGTGGAGGAAGTCTTCACTTCAGGGCTGGCCAACAAGTCCCCGGGGCTGCCCACCAAGTCCCCTGCCCGCTCAGGCAACACTGCCAGAGACCGAGAGGAAAAGGCTGCTGCTCAGACTGAGTCTCAACTGGCAACCAGTCCCACCTTCGCTCAGGTGAGTTTCTGGAACAACCTATTGCGTCCACTGaatgactaaaatataaatgTTAAAACTGATCAAAGATATTTTGATCCATAAAAATTGGCAACAGCACTTACCTGTGTATTAGCAGTCTAATTACTCTACTAACAACATTGAAATAACATGTTACATAGTATATTTACTTCAAGTTGTGTGCGCAGTTCTAATTGAGATTTTCTCTTACCAGTTTAATACCAGCAGTAACCTCCTGAAGACCGGATTTGACTTTCTTGACAACTGGTAACAGCAGCTTCAAGCAACACAACTTGAGTGACTGGATCAACTCAACACTAGAAGGACCCTTGTGATCACCATTTTATGAAAAGCCAACTATTGAACTGACCATGTCTATTTATCTTAAAATGGCTTGTTATGGCATATCTCACTACATGCGTGCTTTTGTTTCCCCACTGCCAGATCCCCCACCTTTCAACTGTTTCTCTACCTTTATTACTCAGACCTTGTATTAGTGCTAAGCATTACAGTAGTGTACACTAATGAGAAGCACTCAAATTGGTATGTTTAGGTAAGCCAGCATGTTAAGTGATTTATACCACTTGCAATGTAGATCTACAACCATTTTACAATACTAGAGAGTACTATTTTACTGAATTTTGTATGTAAAGTATATTCATTGTATCATAATATGCTATATTGCACTcatgcattttgaaaacacagATTCAAAGCAAATAAATTAAATGGAACCAGGTCATTGTTCAGGGATGAAATTATTTTTAGACACGGTGACAATATCAGTCCACCATGTGGCAGCAGAAAACTTGTGGGTTCAGTTGAGAGAATCTCTAAATCCACAAATAGAGAATCAACTGTGAACTATAAATTATTGCAAAGGGCAAACGTTTCAACAGAACTTCCCTTGCCCTGATGAAATCGAGATGTAAAACCAGCAAAGCATCAGACCTATAGGTACTTTATATCTCTATTGGTCAAGTTCCTCCAATCAGAAGTATATACTGTCAAAGACATGCAGACGGAGGATACTGCAAATCCCTTTTCAAGTTATTCTCTCACAGCAACCTGAACATTTCAGTTAAGCCACACACCCAGCCCTTTCAGTGTCTGGCTGTAGCCACATCCTAGCAGACTTAGCTAGTTCATATCAAAGTCCTGGGGCCTGTGGAATGTAAACTGATTTGTGTGGCATTTTAACTGGCGTTCCTCATGTCTGCCATGGCTTCAGCACATACATTGACTCTCATTTCCCTGCCTCTGATTTATTTCCATTGGCAAAGCCTCAAAGGTTAGCCCTAATAAGACCATTAAAAGTGGACTGTAGGAACATGTGTGCCACCAAAGGTCCTTCTCTGTAAAAGTACCCTTAATACAAAGCGTGGAAGTGGGAGGTGATAGGAAAAACAAAGAGATTTCCTGTTGTTGGGGTGGTGCGCTCAGGACAAGTCAGAACGACAGAGTGTGGAGGGAGTGAGATTGAAAAAGAGAGGGCAGGACAGAGGGATACTGAGAAAAAACAACATTATTACAGAGGAAAATGGGAATAGCAGCCATCCTAGTCACTGTCTTGTGTATGTGTTCACTCAGCTTGAGTGCTTCAGACGGCGACACCAAAGTTGGAGATCCTGACGATGCAACACCAACTGAGGTGAGTACTCGCTTGAGCTAAGACATCAAATCAGTTGAGGTACAGCAGCACCCTGCACATAAACACAAATAGAGTACTGTAACATCTTCGTGATATTGTCATAATTACATGGAAACCCCTAGACTAGTTTTGTGTTTTTAACTCGTGTCTTTTTGTGGAATAAGTATAACAATCTCACCATTATAAAGACAATCATCAAAGGAGCAGGAGTATCGGTTCCACGGTTTACTCTTAACTGTTTTGTTCAGATCCCAGAGACTCAGGGGAAACAGGCAAGAGGAGATGTACCGGAGGAGCCAGAGCCAACCAGTCCTGTCTCAGATTTTGACAACACATACAACTATATTTGTACGTCTGCACAGACTCATCAGAAGTATATGCTACACACGGTACAAATGATTGCTGAGTTGTCAGACATTAACGCCTTGCGAGGTCTTCTCTTGCACAGTGTCCAGGCTGTCAGCGATGGATCAGGCCATCCACAGGCTGAATGTGGGCCACTATACACTGGACGTGAAGGTGACCCAGCTGGTGGACAGAGTGTCCCAGTTGGACGGCACCATTGGGGAGGTACAGGACACCATGCAACAGATATCCCTCCTCACCAAGGAGAACCGCAAAGAGATTGGCCGCTTGGAGGGTATGTCTTCATTTACCTCCCGTTTCCTCTGTTTAGTTGAAATGTTTTACAATGGAATACTGAGAAACAATGACAAAATCATGAAAAAGGAAAGGTGAAATGTTTCCTCCACTTCCTAGGATGTCAGAAGGGCCGGCGGGTGGGGTATAAGTGCTATCTGATCTACCGCACATATGAGACGTACCCAGGTGCAGCTCAGAAGTGCATGGAGCGGGGCGGCAGGATGGCTATGCCTCAGGACAGGAAGGAACAGGAAGCCCTGGCAGACTACGTCAAGGCTTTCTTCCAGCCAGGGAACTGGCCTGTGTGGCTGGGCATCAATGACCTGCGCTCTGAGGGACTCTACCTGTTTGAGGACAACACACGAGTCACCTACTTCCAGTGGCGCAAGCACTTCCTCTCCAGCCAACCGGACGGAGGCAAGCGGGAGAACTGTGTGGCCATGGCGTCAGATGATGGGGACTGGTGGGACAACTATTGTGACAGGAACATGTTTTACCTCTGTGAGTTTGATGCCTGATCCTTTTTCTTCCAAAGTATCAGAAATTTCAGAAAAACAAATCCAGCCAAGCTTGACGACAACTTTGAGTGGATAGACTATCATGGGTAGTCATGAGTCTTATATATTtcatgtaaaatatttttttaaagcaataGGGGATGAAGCTGATCGACAAAGAAAATGTTTACTAGCTGATGGTGCTCTTGTTGAATAATAATTCACAACAcatttaa harbors:
- the c4h1orf198 gene encoding uncharacterized protein C1orf198 homolog, with translation MTAPSMEGADVHRMEQKKLEYFSSINSMARKIMQERENIKERHGSDWEKMTPNEQDSAIDNGMMDPHISARYAMHRVDREEVICYPKLLIQTGQKIVHFGDEDITWQDEHSSPFSWETKSQLDFNLTTGESVQGISSSTADYKPSKVTQCSQVGKMTQSSKVSNGESLGLGRKEESSSFWKISAERSRLEGEQADFHSLTPSQIKSLEKGEKPLPSYLRQEPTPKETEETPPPPRVTKQRATRPPAPPPPVPISVPPLTAISVTPMSVTPTPAPISVSSTVAGWERAQSTLPSVSNTVEEVFTSGLANKSPGLPTKSPARSGNTARDREEKAAAQTESQLATSPTFAQFNTSSNLLKTGFDFLDNW
- the clec11a gene encoding C-type lectin domain family 11 member A, encoding MGIAAILVTVLCMCSLSLSASDGDTKVGDPDDATPTEIPETQGKQARGDVPEEPEPTSPVSDFDNTYNYILSRLSAMDQAIHRLNVGHYTLDVKVTQLVDRVSQLDGTIGEVQDTMQQISLLTKENRKEIGRLEGCQKGRRVGYKCYLIYRTYETYPGAAQKCMERGGRMAMPQDRKEQEALADYVKAFFQPGNWPVWLGINDLRSEGLYLFEDNTRVTYFQWRKHFLSSQPDGGKRENCVAMASDDGDWWDNYCDRNMFYLCEFDA